The Desulfovibrio aminophilus genome contains the following window.
GGTCAGGTAGGCGACGGCCAGGGGCCAGAGGCCGTCCTTCATCCCGAGCAGCCCCACGGTGTATTTGGCCGAGACCCAGGCGAGCACCGCCACCAGCGTGGGGTAGTAGATGAAGGTCATGAACCAGGCCACCATGTAGCCCGCCTTCCTGCCGTAGGCCTGTTCGAAGTAGTCCACCACGCCGTTGACCCGCTCGATGCGGGTGGCGATCTTGGAGAAGACGTAGGCGGTCACGACCATGATCGAGCCGCCGATGAGCCAGGCGAGCAGGGCCGTGGTGAGGCTGCCGCCGGAGGCCTTGAGCACGTCGTCGGCCTTGAAGAACACGCCGGAGCCGATGACGATGCCGACGACCATGGCGGCCGCGGTCCAGAAACCGTATTTTTTTTGTAGGTCAGGCATTCCTTTCTCGCGTTTCCTTGGTGTGGACCCCGCGAAACGGGGCGAAAACCGGCGGATTTCGCCGTCGGCCCCGCTCCTCTCTCACCTTTCCCGCGCGTTATCAAGGGCGGCCTGGTCCATTTCGGCGGAAATCGCCGTATTTTCGGGACGCGCTCAGGCGATGACGCCCAATCCGTCTTGGATCTTGATTTGGCGTGGCTGATCTGAAAGAATCCGCAGGCTTCAATATCCCATGATCCTTCAGGAGAGGGGCGCAGCACATGATCCGCGACAAGCTCAAGTTCGACGTGGGCCAGACCCCGCCGCCGCACACCACGGTCTGCATCGCGCTCATGCACGTGTTCCTGGTCTTCGACGCGGTCATCTTCATCCCCAACGTGCTCGGCAAGACCACGGACATCGCGCCCCAGACCCTGGCCTTCATCACTTTCGCCATCATCATCGTCGCGGCGGCGTTCACGTTCCTGCAAAGCCGGACGCGGTTCGGCGTGGGCGCGGGATTCGTGCTCTTCACCGGCTCCTACAGCGCGTTCCTGCTCTGCTCCCTGGACGCGGTGAAGATGGGCGGGCTGCCCCTACTGGCCACCATGACCCTGCTTACGGCGCCGGTGGTCTTCCTGTACACCTTCTTCATCCGCTTCTTCCGGCACATCATCACCCCGGCGGTCGGCGGGGTGGTCATCCTGCTCATCGCCACCTCCATGGTGCCCATCGGCCTCGGGCTCTGGGCGGGCGAGACCGCCTCCGTCACCCGCCTGGGCATCGGGGCGGTCACCGTGCTCATCCTGACCCTGATGATGCTCTTCGCGCCGCCCTCCCTGCGCCTCTGGGGCCCGCTGCTGGCCATGGCCGGGGGCTACGGCGCGGCGGCCCTCACCGGGGAGCTGCATTTCGAGCACGCGGCCCACGCGGCCTGGTTCGGCCTGCCGCAACTCTCCGCCTGGCCCGGCCTGGAACTGAACCTCCACTCCGCGCACCTGCCGCTCTTCCTCGCCTTCGGCATGGGCATGGTGGCCAGCATGATCGAGAGCACGGGCAACATCATGCTCGTGCAGCAGATCTCCATGCGGGACTTCCGGCGGGTGTCCTACGACCGGGTGCAAAGCGGCCTGTACTGCGACGGGCTGAGCAAGATCACGGCCGCGCTGCTCGGCACGGCCGTCCCCTCGCTCTACTGCGACAACCTGCCGCTCATCGAGATGACCGGCGTGGCCTCCCGTCGCGTCGGGGCGGCCGGGGCCGCGATCCTGCTCCTGCTGGCCTTCATGCCCAAGGTCAGCGGCTTCGTCCTGGACATGCCCGGCCCGGTGATCGGCGGGTTCCTCATCGTCATCGCGGCCCTGCTGTTCCACGCGGGCTTCGGCTTGGTAGCCATGACCCGGCTGAACAACCAGCACGGCGTGATCCTCGGCCTGTCCCTGGTGGTGGGGCTGGTGGCCGGGGGCAGGTCGTTCTTTCCCGGCGTGGTGCCGTCCAGCCTGAGCCCGCTGCTCCAGAACAGCGTGGCCATGGGCGGGTTCACGGCCTTCCTGCTGAGCACCCTGGCCTATCTCGCGCCCCGGCGCGGGCTCACCGGCGTGTTCCGGGCCGACCCCGCCGAGGTCCGCGCCCTGCACGATCTGCTGGCCTCCGGCAGGCATCGCCTCCACCTGCCCCAGGAGCGCTTCAACGTCCTCTCCCTGTGCTGCGAGGAGGTCTTCCTGCACATGGTCGGGCAGGGGGGCCGGAGCGGCGACACGTTGAGCCTGCGGGTTTCCAGGACCGAGGAGGGCTGGGCCGTGGAGATGGTCTGCGGCCACATGATGGACGACATCAACAACTTCGCCCTGCCGGAATCCCTGCTGCAGGCCTCGCCGGACGAACTCGGCCAATTGGGCCTGGCCCTCTTCTCCCAGTTCGCCCGGGACGTGAAGCACATGGAGATCTCCGGTTACTCCTACATCTCCTTCCTGGTCTGAGCGGCCGGGAGGAGGCCCCTTATTTTTTCCTGAATTTGTCCCTGCCGCCGAAGACGTCGAACGAGAGCGCGTCGGTCCTGTAGCGCCCGGAGTGCAATACCCCCTCGGGGATGAAGTACGTATCGCCCTTGCCGTACCGTGTCGTCATGCCGTCGATGGTGATTTCGAACTCGCCTTCGAGGATGACGCCCCATTGGACCTCGTGCCGGTGCTCGGGAAAGAAGACCCCGGCCTTGGCCCTGAAAAAGACTCCCTGGACGTTGTCGCTTTGCAGCAAATGTCCCTCGATGCCTTCCATCGGCAGATCAATCATGGGCAGGCCGGTGAGCAGGGGGGGGAGTTCGAGCGGCATGGATTCCTCCTTTTTATTTGCCTGAGACGGAACGACATGCGCCGCGTGCCTTGCGGCGCAATGTTTCCGCGCGCTGAGGCGTGACGTTCGGGGGGCATGTCTATTTGTTGGGCGATAACAAATGGAGCGTCGCTGTCAATGGGGGCGGCGATCGCCGTTTTTCTCTACATCAGAAGGTGCTCCTGGTAGGCGTTTTCGCAGGGCGGACCGAAGGAGATCCATAGGACTCCCTTGCCTGGCAGCATGATGATCGAGGCCCGCGACTCCGTGGCCAGGACCGGCGGGACGTTGGGGTCCGGGTGGCGGCAGATGGAGTAGGGGAGCCCGTCGTGGTCGCGGAGCATCTCCATCACCTCCTCGATCCCGAGGCGGCCGTGGTGGTCCGCGATGAGCCGAGTCATGCGTTGCGAACGCAGCGGGCTGTCCGGCATGTACGCCAATCCCTGGTCCAGGGGGCGAAACTGTTCGCTCTCATAATGATTGGCGTGGACCAGGACGCCGTTTCGCGGCCGCAGTTCGACCTGCGCGCCGGGCACGCTCTCGATGCCCAGCGCGTTCCCCGAGGCGTCGGCGAGATGGTAGTATCCGAGGCCGTTGGCGGCGGATCGGATGACCGATATGGCCTCGCCCAGGCCGGGCGCGCGCATGGCCTTGGAAAGATAGACCGTGAGCGGCACCTGCGCCCCCGGCATGCCCGGTCCGAAGGTCAGGTTGGCGCAGTTGCAGATTCCGGCCGAGGTCATGAAATAGTAAGGTACGCCGAAGAGGCAGACCGCGAAGGCCCGGGAGCCGTCCGCGTGGAGCAGGCGCAGCAGGTCTACGGGCGAGCAGGTGAACCAGTCGATGTTTTGCCCGGCGATTGTTCCGCCGTCCTTCGTGGCCGGGCCGGTGAGCGCCAGGGAGGTGCACATGGACGACAGGTTCGCGTAGTTGAACATGATCTCCAGGAAGCAGTGCAGGCAGAAGACCTCTCTGAAGTCCGCCCGCGCGCCTTCGGCCTGTCCCCGGATGAAGCCCACGGCGTCGGGGTCGAAGGCCGCGGCGGGTTCGAGCAGCCGCCGGGCGGCCCGGACGAGTCCCTGGCGGTCGGCCGGGTGCGGAAAATGGGAAAAGAGCCCGAAGAAATCCTCCAGTGCCCGCGTCAACTCGTCGGCGCGCGCCTCGCCGTACTGCCGCCCCATTTCGTACAGGCCGCCCCGGCATTCGATTGCAGCGTGGTGCATGTCCGTCCTCCTGGTTCCTTCGCGCCGAGCATAGCTGAACCGTTGGCCGGGTATTGGAGAAACGCGACAACCTGAAGGGCGGGAGCCGGGATCACTCCATGCGGATGAGCGTGGCGTCGGCGGGCACGGCCTCCACGGCGAACATCCGGCGCTGAGCCTGGGCCACCTGGCCGGGCGGCCTGCCGGTCAGGGCGTTGAATTCGTGGATCATGTGCGCTTGGTCCGCGTAGCCGCAGGCTGCGGCCAGTCCGGCGCGGCTGGAGGGCGGCCCGCCCAGACCCTCGAGGGCCTTCTGAAGTCGGATGAGGCGCAGGAGCATCTTGGGGCTGAGCCCGAGATGCGCCTTGAAGGCTCGTTCAAGGGTTCGGACGCTGGCGCCCGCCTCGCACGCGATCCGCGCCACGTCGGTTCCTCCGTCCAGGTTACGCGCCAGGGTCGCGGCCCTCCGGCACAACGGGTCGGCCATGAATCCCGGTTCGGCATGAAGGAACAGCCGGATCAGCAGGTCGCGCATTCCGGCCAGATCACGCTTCCGGATCAACCGCTCGCCGAGCTCCGTGCGCGATACGCCGCAGAGCGAATCCAGCCTGACGCGCGCGTTGAGCAGGTCGGCATGGGACAGGTCCGCCAGCCGGAGCGCCTGCCCCGGATGGAAGCGGACGCCGAGATAGATGGTTTCGCCGCTGGTCGCGACGAACAGGGGGCGGGTCGCCGGACCGTAGAGATGGATGCGGCAGTCGGAATCCGTGAGCGCGATGAGCAGATCGACGTTGCCGTCGGGGATCACCTCCGTGAGGAGGCGCGTTCGGCAGGCTTGGCCGCCGCCGAGCCAGAACCTCTCGATCGTCCATTCCCAGTCCGGAGTGGGGAGGACGGCGGAGAACGGGAGCCTTGCGTGGTCCAGCGCGTCGGCGGGGTGCGAGTTCATGGCTACCGCAGTATGCCACCATCCCCGGTGCGTGCCAAGGCCGCTCGGCCGGGCCCGGCGGCCGTCGCGCGCGTCCGCCATATTGACCCCGGCGATGCGCTTTGGATATATCGCCGGTATGAATCGGATGGTCCGCGTTCTGGCGATCCTGCTGCCCCTGACTCTGACCTGTTGCGCCTGGAGGTGGGCCATGGCCCAGCCGTCCCCCTTGCCCGCCGGAGAAAGCCTGCGCGTGTACGGCCCCGGCGGCCCCTATCCGGCCATGAAGGAATGCGCCGCGCTGTTCACGGCCCGCACCGGTATTCCGGTGGAGGTGGTCAAGGGCCAACCCGACCTGCTCGTGGAGGCCGTCCGCTCCGATGGAGACCTGTTCTACAACGGCGCGGAGTACATGATGGGCGACTTCCTGGCCGCCCATCCCGGCGTGCTGGACGCGGCCGGAGTGACTCCGCTCTTCGCCCGGCGCATGGGCATCATCGTCCGGGCGGGCAACCCCAAGGCCATCGCGGTTCCCGAGGATCTGCGGAAGCCGGGGGTCGCGGTCCTGGACGTGCGCCTGGAGAACATGGCCGGTCCCCGGCATGATCCGCCGCAAGGCCTGCCCGGGGTGGCGCTCTCCGTGGTCACCGGAGAGCAGGGGTTCGCCGCCTGGGAGGAACGGCCGGACCTGGACGCCTGGGTCACCTACCGCACCTGGCACGCCCAGCTCACGGACGGCTCCCTGTTCCTGCCCCTGCCGGGGGCAGGAGGGCTGCGGAGCGTCGTGGTGGCCGAGGTCGTTGGAGCGCGGCGCCCGGAAGCGGCCCGGCGGTTCCGCGACTGGCTGACTTCGGAAGAGGCCCACGCCGTCTTTGTCCGACACGGCTTTGAATAGGGAGGCCGCATGAAGATCCTGGGCATTCACTCCAGCCCCAACGGCAAGAGGAGCCAGACCCTGCGCCTGGTAAACGCGGTGCTGCGCGGCGCGGCCGGGGAGGGCGCGGAGATCGAGGTGGTGGAGCTTTGCAAGCTGCGCATCGAGTTCTGCATCGGCTGCCGCAAGTGCTTCAAGACCGGAGCCTGCGTCTTCGACGACGACTACGCGCCGCTGCTGGAGAAGATGCTGGCCGCCGACGGCCTCGTCTGGGGCTCCCCGAACTACTCCTTCTGCGTCACGGCCCGCATGAAGGCGCTCATCGACCGCATGGCCGACGTGATCCATCTCCAGTCCTTCGACGGCAAGTACAGCTGCGCCGTGGCCACGGGCGGCCGGGACGACGAGGTCATCACCCGCTACCTGTCCACCAATCTCATGGATTTCGGGGCATACGTCAGCGGCACGGCCGGGGCCGTGGTCACCCGGGGGCCCGAGGCCGTGGACCGGGCCGAGGAGCGGGCCCTGGAGCTGGGCCGGGTGCTGGTGAACGACATCCGCGCCGGGACGCTCTACTTCGACCAGCGCCGGGCCATGGACGCCAACCGCCGTGAGTTCCAGGCCAAGATCAGGCAGGCCGGAGAGGCCTGGAAGCACGAGTTCGACTACTGGGAGAGCCGGGGCTGGGCCTGATCCGCCTCAGAAATTCCAGTTCACGGAACAGCCGCCCTGGAGCGAGGAATAGCCGCCGCGGAACAGCTCGGTGCCCGCGAAAAGGCTCAGACTGAGGTCATCGTCCTGCAGCACGCCCACGTCGCCCAGCAGGGCCAGGCTGTCCCGGCCTGGTCCGGGCGTGCTCGCCTCGAAGCTCTGTGAACCGTCCACGAAGGACGCCCGCGTGGTCGCGGCCTCGTTGACCAGGGCGTGCATCCACTGGGCGCTGATCCCGGCCCGCAGCACGGCGCGTTCGTTGAAGCGCGTCTCGGCGTCCAGGTGCGCGCCCAGGGCCGAGCGCAGGCTGTGGGTGGATGCCGCGTCCGTCTTCAGCGCCGCCGCGCCGCCGCTGCGCTCGGTCAGGCCGGGCCGCCAGGCGAAGGCGTAATCCAGGCCCGCCAGCGGGCCGAAGATCAACGCGCCCGCCTGCCAGTCATACCCCGCCCCGAGGTTCGCCGCGCTGGACAGCCCCGTCCACTCCGACTCGGCCGTGCGTTGGAAGCCGCCGAAGGACACGGAGCGGCGCGCCTCGTTGTTTTCCACTCCCATGCGGGCCATGCCGAAGAAATAGCCGCCGTCCCACTGCGGCGGCCGCATGAGGGCCTGTGCGCCGAAATGCAGGCTGTCGGTCTCCGTATTCGACCCCGCCTCCGTGTGCACGTCGGTCCGGGAGTGGATGACGGCCGCGTGCACTCCGGCGGTGAGTCCGCTGTCGAAATGCCGCTCCATGCCGCCGAAAAGTCCTGCGTCCGTTGCGCTGTAGCCCAGGGTCTCGCCCCGGGCCCGCTGGAACCGGGCGCCGCCCACGGGCATGAGGAAAGCGGACCATTCGGAGGTCTCGTCTCCGCCGTTGAGCCCGGTTTCCTGGCTCTGGGGGGCTTGGAGCATGACGCGGAACAGGGAACCGGAAAGCGCGCGGTTCGATTCAAGGGAGGCCTGGGCCGCGT
Protein-coding sequences here:
- a CDS encoding solute carrier family 23 protein, with the translated sequence MIRDKLKFDVGQTPPPHTTVCIALMHVFLVFDAVIFIPNVLGKTTDIAPQTLAFITFAIIIVAAAFTFLQSRTRFGVGAGFVLFTGSYSAFLLCSLDAVKMGGLPLLATMTLLTAPVVFLYTFFIRFFRHIITPAVGGVVILLIATSMVPIGLGLWAGETASVTRLGIGAVTVLILTLMMLFAPPSLRLWGPLLAMAGGYGAAALTGELHFEHAAHAAWFGLPQLSAWPGLELNLHSAHLPLFLAFGMGMVASMIESTGNIMLVQQISMRDFRRVSYDRVQSGLYCDGLSKITAALLGTAVPSLYCDNLPLIEMTGVASRRVGAAGAAILLLLAFMPKVSGFVLDMPGPVIGGFLIVIAALLFHAGFGLVAMTRLNNQHGVILGLSLVVGLVAGGRSFFPGVVPSSLSPLLQNSVAMGGFTAFLLSTLAYLAPRRGLTGVFRADPAEVRALHDLLASGRHRLHLPQERFNVLSLCCEEVFLHMVGQGGRSGDTLSLRVSRTEEGWAVEMVCGHMMDDINNFALPESLLQASPDELGQLGLALFSQFARDVKHMEISGYSYISFLV
- a CDS encoding cupin domain-containing protein, which gives rise to MPLELPPLLTGLPMIDLPMEGIEGHLLQSDNVQGVFFRAKAGVFFPEHRHEVQWGVILEGEFEITIDGMTTRYGKGDTYFIPEGVLHSGRYRTDALSFDVFGGRDKFRKK
- a CDS encoding C45 family peptidase, with protein sequence MHHAAIECRGGLYEMGRQYGEARADELTRALEDFFGLFSHFPHPADRQGLVRAARRLLEPAAAFDPDAVGFIRGQAEGARADFREVFCLHCFLEIMFNYANLSSMCTSLALTGPATKDGGTIAGQNIDWFTCSPVDLLRLLHADGSRAFAVCLFGVPYYFMTSAGICNCANLTFGPGMPGAQVPLTVYLSKAMRAPGLGEAISVIRSAANGLGYYHLADASGNALGIESVPGAQVELRPRNGVLVHANHYESEQFRPLDQGLAYMPDSPLRSQRMTRLIADHHGRLGIEEVMEMLRDHDGLPYSICRHPDPNVPPVLATESRASIIMLPGKGVLWISFGPPCENAYQEHLLM
- a CDS encoding AraC family transcriptional regulator — its product is MAHLQAQQVRVRGSRIARTRTIRFIPAIYPKRIAGVNMADARDGRRARPSGLGTHRGWWHTAVAMNSHPADALDHARLPFSAVLPTPDWEWTIERFWLGGGQACRTRLLTEVIPDGNVDLLIALTDSDCRIHLYGPATRPLFVATSGETIYLGVRFHPGQALRLADLSHADLLNARVRLDSLCGVSRTELGERLIRKRDLAGMRDLLIRLFLHAEPGFMADPLCRRAATLARNLDGGTDVARIACEAGASVRTLERAFKAHLGLSPKMLLRLIRLQKALEGLGGPPSSRAGLAAACGYADQAHMIHEFNALTGRPPGQVAQAQRRMFAVEAVPADATLIRME
- a CDS encoding substrate-binding domain-containing protein; translation: MNRMVRVLAILLPLTLTCCAWRWAMAQPSPLPAGESLRVYGPGGPYPAMKECAALFTARTGIPVEVVKGQPDLLVEAVRSDGDLFYNGAEYMMGDFLAAHPGVLDAAGVTPLFARRMGIIVRAGNPKAIAVPEDLRKPGVAVLDVRLENMAGPRHDPPQGLPGVALSVVTGEQGFAAWEERPDLDAWVTYRTWHAQLTDGSLFLPLPGAGGLRSVVVAEVVGARRPEAARRFRDWLTSEEAHAVFVRHGFE
- a CDS encoding flavodoxin family protein — translated: MKILGIHSSPNGKRSQTLRLVNAVLRGAAGEGAEIEVVELCKLRIEFCIGCRKCFKTGACVFDDDYAPLLEKMLAADGLVWGSPNYSFCVTARMKALIDRMADVIHLQSFDGKYSCAVATGGRDDEVITRYLSTNLMDFGAYVSGTAGAVVTRGPEAVDRAEERALELGRVLVNDIRAGTLYFDQRRAMDANRREFQAKIRQAGEAWKHEFDYWESRGWA